In Methanobacterium sp., a genomic segment contains:
- a CDS encoding 4Fe-4S binding protein, with product MNNKRQKIRNTTLLISILSLFFGRTFCGWACPTGGVQEYCFSINDGKTRGGRYNWIKYFFFIPWIATIAILTVMASGLTTIDPLFMTKYGVSISEPFVYIIYYGIIFTTIIIAIIAGKRANCHYFCFIAPFMIIGTKIKNFFRWPSLHLKANKELCVECRLCKNCPMSLDVKEKVLGGDMHDFECILCGKCVDSCPKGAIKYSFGIPKKR from the coding sequence ATGAATAATAAAAGACAGAAAATCCGAAATACAACATTACTCATATCTATTTTATCCCTATTTTTCGGTAGAACATTCTGTGGATGGGCCTGTCCTACTGGAGGAGTTCAAGAATATTGTTTTTCAATAAATGATGGAAAAACAAGGGGTGGAAGATATAACTGGATTAAATACTTCTTTTTTATCCCATGGATTGCCACCATAGCCATCCTGACAGTGATGGCCAGTGGATTAACCACAATTGATCCATTATTCATGACAAAATATGGAGTTTCCATTTCAGAACCCTTCGTATACATTATTTACTACGGAATTATCTTCACAACAATTATAATCGCCATAATTGCAGGTAAAAGAGCCAACTGTCATTATTTTTGTTTCATAGCCCCATTCATGATTATAGGAACCAAGATAAAGAATTTCTTCAGATGGCCATCACTTCACCTGAAAGCCAATAAAGAATTGTGTGTAGAGTGCAGATTATGTAAAAACTGTCCGATGAGTCTTGATGTGAAAGAAAAAGTACTGGGTGGAGATATGCATGACTTTGAATGCATTTTATGTGGAAAATGTGTGGATTCATGTCCCAAAGGAGCCATAAAATATTCTTTTGGCATCCCCAAAAAGAGGTAG
- a CDS encoding EFR1 family ferrodoxin (N-terminal region resembles flavodoxins. C-terminal ferrodoxin region binds two 4Fe-4S clusters.), giving the protein MKIVDFYFFSGTGNTLLVVKKMQETFQKKGILVNLHKIEESKPEDVNLEHIIGLGFPIAELSTYNLVWKFIRALPETDQDTEIFMVDTLGGFSGGIVGPVHEIVKKKGYNPIGAKEIIMPPNIFYIQDEKTCQEKVQKGLQKAEEYALDIIGGKSKWGRVPVLSDAVYYTSIAGLKITESNLNQKLLRLETDNEECRKCGICVKLCPVDNITMGEGNYPEHGFNCEYCLRCTSLCPRGAISCPCNYKGKTYRAVKAKEFLKIN; this is encoded by the coding sequence ATGAAAATAGTGGACTTTTACTTTTTCTCTGGAACCGGCAACACCCTACTTGTGGTTAAAAAAATGCAGGAAACCTTCCAGAAAAAAGGCATCCTGGTGAACCTGCACAAAATAGAAGAATCAAAACCGGAAGATGTTAATTTAGAGCATATCATTGGCCTGGGATTTCCCATAGCAGAACTATCCACCTACAACCTGGTCTGGAAGTTCATCAGGGCACTTCCCGAGACTGACCAGGATACAGAGATATTCATGGTGGACACCCTGGGCGGATTTTCAGGGGGTATAGTGGGTCCAGTACATGAAATAGTTAAAAAGAAAGGATACAATCCCATAGGAGCTAAAGAAATAATAATGCCTCCCAACATATTCTACATTCAGGATGAGAAAACCTGCCAGGAAAAGGTTCAAAAAGGACTACAAAAGGCAGAAGAATATGCTTTGGACATTATAGGTGGGAAATCAAAATGGGGAAGAGTCCCGGTACTTTCTGATGCAGTCTACTACACCTCCATTGCCGGTTTGAAGATCACTGAATCCAATCTCAACCAGAAACTACTGCGCCTGGAAACAGATAATGAAGAATGCCGCAAGTGTGGTATATGTGTAAAGCTCTGCCCAGTGGACAACATAACCATGGGGGAAGGAAATTATCCGGAGCATGGTTTTAACTGTGAGTACTGTTTAAGGTGTACGTCTTTATGTCCTCGTGGTGCTATCTCCTGCCCTTGCAACTACAAGGGGAAAACTTATCGGGCAGTTAAGGCCAAAGAATTTCTAAAAATAAATTAA